One window of Salegentibacter sp. Hel_I_6 genomic DNA carries:
- a CDS encoding molybdopterin cofactor-binding domain-containing protein encodes MKTSRRNFIKSTGYVAIGFSLVPGLAWSPFKDESLASIVQQPRIKDWLQVLEDGRVRIFSGKMELGQGIRIAIAQVAAEELNMNVDLIEVKLAETSTTPNEGYTAGSRSVAQSAMAVRKAAAAAASILIARAADKHQIDANNLYLKDGMVLSKDGNFQENFFNILDGEQIEEVVPENARLKSKKDHQVVGTPVLRKDIGQMVRGLPVYVQDLRFPKMLHARIVRPAAYDAKLTSFNKGNVEKLDVKIIKVNDFIGVLSEDEYQAEKAKNILERDCKWSKGESLKPEEFSADYLKSLSRETENVVNKGSLDLDGNSIKASYFKPYVMHGAIGPSCAVAIFKDKKLHIWSHTQGVYPLRETIADLLNLNEENIQITGVPGSGCYGHNGADDVAAEAAILAIENPEKHIRLQWTRADEHAWEPYGSAMIMELEGSLNSDGKIKNWKYNVWSDTHSTRPGGDKQNLLPSSFYNGTTAKRPKGYFGGAYRNSEPYYSIPHQKIDAHYFKGPLRVSALRSLGAYSNILAIENFMDRLAEKAGEVPVDFRIKHLEDQRAKDVLNKVKEMTAGVSLQANEGLGFAFARYKNSASYFAVAARVSAANAKILVKEMWGAIDSGEVINPNGLKNQTEGGMIQSASWTLQEAVKFDQTHVSSTDWESYPIFRFADIPEIHVEVIDRPNEKALGAGEAAQGPSAAAILNAIYRATGTQVSSLPVNKEVSA; translated from the coding sequence ATGAAAACTTCAAGAAGAAATTTTATAAAAAGTACCGGGTATGTAGCTATTGGTTTCAGTTTAGTGCCAGGCCTGGCGTGGAGTCCTTTTAAAGATGAATCACTAGCATCAATAGTACAGCAACCCAGGATTAAAGACTGGTTGCAGGTTTTAGAAGATGGCCGTGTAAGAATATTTTCAGGAAAAATGGAATTGGGGCAGGGAATCCGCATCGCGATCGCTCAGGTAGCTGCGGAAGAGTTAAATATGAATGTAGATTTAATTGAAGTAAAACTCGCCGAAACATCTACCACTCCAAATGAAGGTTATACCGCCGGTAGTAGATCTGTTGCGCAAAGTGCTATGGCTGTTAGAAAAGCAGCCGCAGCCGCAGCAAGCATTTTAATAGCGCGTGCAGCAGATAAACATCAAATCGATGCCAATAATTTGTACCTCAAAGATGGGATGGTACTTTCAAAAGATGGCAATTTTCAGGAGAATTTCTTCAATATTCTTGATGGAGAGCAAATTGAAGAAGTGGTTCCGGAAAATGCCAGGCTCAAATCCAAAAAAGATCACCAGGTAGTGGGAACTCCCGTACTAAGAAAGGATATTGGTCAAATGGTTAGAGGGCTTCCGGTTTATGTGCAGGACCTTAGATTCCCAAAAATGTTACATGCAAGAATTGTACGTCCTGCTGCTTACGATGCCAAGCTTACTTCATTTAATAAAGGAAATGTCGAAAAATTAGACGTTAAGATCATAAAAGTCAATGATTTTATCGGGGTGCTTTCTGAAGATGAATACCAGGCAGAAAAAGCTAAGAATATTTTAGAGCGTGACTGTAAATGGAGTAAAGGAGAAAGCCTAAAGCCAGAGGAATTTTCAGCAGATTATTTAAAAAGTTTAAGTAGAGAAACTGAAAATGTTGTGAATAAAGGAAGTTTAGATCTTGATGGAAACTCGATAAAAGCCAGTTATTTTAAACCCTATGTAATGCACGGTGCGATAGGACCATCTTGTGCAGTAGCAATTTTTAAAGATAAAAAGCTACACATTTGGTCGCATACCCAGGGCGTTTATCCGCTTAGAGAAACTATAGCCGATCTACTAAATTTAAATGAAGAAAATATACAAATTACCGGTGTGCCGGGTTCGGGATGTTATGGGCATAATGGCGCCGACGATGTAGCTGCTGAAGCCGCTATTCTCGCCATAGAAAATCCCGAAAAACATATTAGGCTGCAATGGACCCGTGCCGATGAACACGCCTGGGAACCTTATGGTAGTGCGATGATAATGGAACTGGAAGGAAGTTTGAATTCCGACGGGAAAATTAAAAACTGGAAATATAATGTTTGGTCAGATACACACAGTACAAGACCGGGAGGCGATAAACAAAATCTGCTGCCTTCGAGTTTCTATAATGGTACAACTGCAAAAAGACCAAAAGGTTACTTTGGAGGTGCTTATAGGAATTCAGAGCCTTATTATAGTATTCCCCATCAAAAAATAGATGCACATTATTTTAAAGGTCCCTTAAGGGTTTCAGCTTTACGGAGTTTAGGGGCTTATTCTAATATTTTGGCTATCGAGAATTTTATGGATAGGCTGGCAGAAAAAGCAGGCGAAGTTCCAGTTGATTTTAGAATAAAACACCTGGAGGATCAACGCGCTAAAGATGTGCTGAATAAAGTAAAGGAAATGACAGCGGGAGTAAGTTTACAGGCTAACGAAGGTTTAGGATTTGCATTTGCACGCTATAAAAATTCGGCTTCATACTTTGCGGTAGCTGCAAGGGTTAGTGCTGCTAACGCTAAAATTTTAGTAAAAGAAATGTGGGGCGCCATAGATAGCGGGGAAGTTATAAATCCTAACGGATTAAAAAATCAGACCGAAGGCGGAATGATCCAGTCGGCGAGTTGGACTTTGCAGGAAGCGGTAAAATTTGATCAAACTCATGTAAGCAGTACCGACTGGGAAAGCTATCCTATTTTTAGATTTGCCGATATTCCAGAGATTCATGTTGAGGTAATAGACAGGCCAAATGAAAAAGCTCTTGGTGCAGGGGAGGCTGCACAGGGCCCATCGGCCGCCGCGATCTTAAACGCAATTTACCGGGCGACTGGCACCCAGGTAAGTTCACTGCCGGTGAATAAAGAGGTTTCTGCATAG
- a CDS encoding (2Fe-2S)-binding protein, with protein MKEELSLKVNAKEYRVNVDPETPLLYVLRNELELNGPKYGCGLEQCGACMVLMDGKADPSCKIPVADVVGMEITTLEGLTSENGDLHPLQEAFVAEQAAQCGFCLNGMLISGAWLLNENPNPDRAAINEKLKRVLCRCGTHTRIIRAIQAAAIAK; from the coding sequence ATGAAAGAAGAATTAAGCCTTAAAGTGAATGCTAAGGAATATCGTGTAAACGTAGATCCAGAAACCCCTTTACTGTATGTACTGCGTAATGAACTCGAACTCAACGGACCTAAATACGGCTGCGGCCTAGAGCAATGCGGCGCGTGTATGGTACTTATGGATGGTAAGGCAGATCCCAGTTGTAAAATTCCTGTGGCCGATGTGGTAGGAATGGAAATTACTACCCTGGAAGGCCTTACTTCAGAAAATGGCGATTTACATCCTCTTCAAGAAGCTTTTGTAGCAGAACAGGCTGCCCAATGCGGATTTTGTCTAAACGGAATGCTGATCTCTGGTGCCTGGTTACTTAATGAAAATCCAAATCCAGATCGTGCAGCAATAAATGAAAAATTAAAGCGGGTTCTATGTAGGTGCGGAACTCATACGAGAATAATTAGGGCAATTCAAGCTGCGGCAATAGCTAAATAA
- a CDS encoding DASS family sodium-coupled anion symporter, translating into MNKFTRALILIAGPLIFIILQILGAPKSMPPAAFDILCITIWMALWWVTEVIPISVTALLPIVMFPLTGALDIETTTAAFGHKYVFLYLGGFVLAVAIEKWNLHRRIALNIINLIGSKIKFIILGFMIATAFLSMWISNTATSVMMLPIGTAIISQLKNNPFSEENETEVFGKALMLAIAYSASIGGIGTLIGTPPNLVFAGIVEELYGIEISFMKWALLGIPISVFLLFICWKYLTVFAFKFNKAEFPGGRAEILKLLKSLGKISKQEKRVLIIFTCTAFLWITRSFLVQPWLPFIDDTIIAIIAAIALFIVPSGKETKPLLNWEEAVKIPWGIILLFGGGMALAKGFSETGLAVWIGEQLTYLQALPLFLLILILVAAVNFLTEVTSNLATTAMLLPILAPMALAMGLHPYLLLISATLAASCAFMLPVATPPNAVVFGSGYLKIPDMIKTGLWMNLFSILLISILVYFFLPSIWDFKIEEIPEIFK; encoded by the coding sequence ATGAACAAATTCACAAGAGCTTTAATTCTAATAGCGGGCCCATTAATATTTATTATACTTCAAATACTGGGCGCGCCAAAATCTATGCCTCCTGCCGCTTTTGATATTTTATGTATTACAATTTGGATGGCGCTCTGGTGGGTTACCGAGGTGATTCCGATTTCGGTTACAGCATTGCTTCCAATCGTAATGTTCCCACTCACCGGGGCTTTGGATATTGAAACCACTACTGCCGCCTTTGGTCATAAATATGTTTTTTTATATCTGGGCGGATTTGTTCTAGCGGTAGCTATAGAAAAATGGAATTTACACCGAAGAATTGCCTTGAATATTATTAACCTAATTGGGAGCAAAATAAAATTCATCATCCTTGGCTTTATGATTGCCACAGCCTTTCTTTCTATGTGGATTTCCAATACGGCTACCTCCGTAATGATGTTACCTATTGGCACCGCGATAATAAGTCAGTTAAAAAACAATCCTTTTAGTGAAGAAAACGAAACGGAAGTTTTTGGCAAAGCATTAATGCTTGCTATTGCTTATAGCGCCTCAATTGGAGGAATTGGAACTTTAATTGGGACACCGCCAAACCTTGTGTTTGCAGGAATTGTAGAAGAATTATATGGTATAGAGATCAGTTTTATGAAATGGGCTCTTCTGGGCATACCAATCTCAGTTTTTCTTCTTTTTATTTGCTGGAAATATTTAACTGTTTTCGCCTTCAAATTTAATAAAGCTGAATTTCCAGGGGGCAGGGCAGAAATATTAAAATTGCTGAAATCTTTAGGAAAAATAAGCAAGCAAGAGAAAAGGGTACTTATCATCTTTACCTGTACCGCATTTTTATGGATTACGCGCTCGTTTTTAGTTCAGCCGTGGCTTCCTTTTATAGACGATACAATTATAGCAATTATAGCTGCCATTGCGCTTTTTATTGTTCCATCAGGAAAAGAAACAAAACCATTATTAAACTGGGAAGAAGCAGTTAAAATACCGTGGGGAATTATTTTACTTTTTGGAGGCGGGATGGCACTGGCGAAAGGTTTTAGTGAAACAGGTTTAGCCGTATGGATTGGCGAACAATTAACTTACCTCCAGGCATTACCCCTATTTTTACTAATTTTAATACTGGTAGCGGCGGTTAACTTTCTTACTGAAGTTACTTCAAACCTGGCTACAACAGCTATGCTACTGCCTATCTTAGCGCCAATGGCTTTAGCTATGGGGCTTCATCCCTATTTACTATTAATAAGCGCTACACTGGCAGCATCCTGCGCTTTTATGTTACCGGTAGCAACTCCGCCAAACGCTGTGGTTTTTGGTTCGGGTTATTTAAAAATTCCCGATATGATAAAAACCGGATTATGGATGAACCTGTTTTCTATCCTTTTAATAAGCATCCTGGTGTATTTCTTCCTACCCAGCATCTGGGATTTTAAAATTGAAGAAATCCCGGAAATATTTAAATAG
- a CDS encoding AraC family transcriptional regulator, translated as MRINVKTLPVDEIIQDISENLNAPVENGSGEYTIELPKNIGEGFIRGISFDSGMGFITYNCKFYEDVEIHFALNTVHPLKFIFCSTGTIGHSFQDTKKVNEIKSYQNIIVSSSGYNGHVLYFKANEATHISSLEIIRSVFAHRRNYDFKDLDPTLKDLFKDAVAERQFFYQGNYSIKAADIMNEINTKDFSGFLRSLFLEAKAFQMLVIQISQYQDDESGDKLPQILRQSDIEKVDYVVKRIQGDLGSNLTVEALAKEAGTNVNKLQEGFKYVYDLTVNKYMQHKKLEAAKEMLMTSEKNISEIVIAIGLNNRSYFSKIFKEKYGVNPKYFLKTRKRIDADSE; from the coding sequence ATGAGAATAAATGTAAAGACCTTACCGGTAGATGAAATTATTCAGGATATATCTGAAAACCTTAATGCACCCGTTGAAAACGGAAGTGGAGAATATACTATAGAATTACCAAAGAATATTGGTGAAGGATTTATTAGAGGGATCAGTTTTGATTCCGGCATGGGATTTATTACATATAATTGTAAGTTTTATGAGGATGTAGAAATTCATTTTGCGCTCAATACTGTGCACCCGCTTAAATTTATTTTTTGTTCCACCGGGACCATAGGGCATTCTTTTCAGGATACAAAAAAGGTGAATGAAATTAAATCTTATCAAAATATCATTGTTTCCAGCAGTGGTTATAATGGTCATGTTTTATATTTTAAGGCTAATGAGGCCACACATATATCCAGTTTGGAAATTATAAGGTCGGTTTTTGCACACCGTAGAAATTACGATTTTAAAGATCTGGATCCCACTTTAAAAGATTTGTTTAAAGATGCCGTTGCAGAGCGGCAATTCTTCTACCAGGGGAATTATAGTATCAAAGCTGCCGATATTATGAACGAGATCAATACCAAGGATTTTTCCGGGTTTTTAAGATCTCTTTTTCTTGAAGCCAAAGCCTTTCAAATGTTGGTGATTCAAATTTCTCAATACCAGGATGATGAATCTGGAGATAAGCTTCCCCAAATTCTAAGACAATCTGATATTGAAAAAGTTGATTATGTAGTGAAAAGAATTCAGGGCGATCTTGGCAGCAATTTAACGGTAGAAGCGCTGGCTAAAGAAGCCGGTACTAACGTAAACAAACTTCAGGAAGGCTTTAAATATGTTTACGACCTTACCGTGAATAAATATATGCAGCATAAGAAACTTGAAGCCGCTAAGGAAATGCTAATGACTTCAGAAAAGAATATTTCTGAAATTGTAATCGCTATAGGTCTTAATAATAGAAGCTATTTCTCAAAGATCTTTAAAGAAAAATACGGAGTGAACCCGAAATATTTCTTGAAAACGAGAAAGCGCATAGATGCAGATTCTGAATAA
- a CDS encoding arsenosugar biosynthesis-associated peroxidase-like protein — translation MSKTYYNPDDLRKFSKITEWNEDLGNKFFDYYGKVFEEGALSAREKSLIALAVSHVVQCPYCIDAYTKDGLQRGIEKEEMMEAVHVGAAIKGGATLVHGVQMMNKYEKLSM, via the coding sequence ATGTCTAAGACTTATTACAACCCTGATGACCTTCGAAAATTTAGTAAAATCACCGAATGGAACGAAGATCTGGGAAATAAATTTTTTGATTACTACGGGAAAGTTTTTGAAGAAGGCGCTCTCTCTGCTCGCGAAAAATCTTTAATTGCATTAGCTGTTTCTCACGTGGTACAATGCCCATATTGTATTGATGCCTATACTAAAGATGGCCTGCAGCGTGGTATTGAAAAAGAGGAGATGATGGAAGCCGTTCACGTAGGAGCCGCAATAAAAGGTGGAGCTACCCTGGTTCACGGCGTTCAAATGATGAATAAATATGAAAAACTATCTATGTGA
- the arsS gene encoding arsenosugar biosynthesis radical SAM (seleno)protein ArsS (Some members of this family are selenoproteins.) yields MPLLKSLAARKDDLSKPANQLKFLSNGIFREEELPLFKDKIAESGNYPLKPKKLEILQLNLGYMCNQVCSHCHVDAGPDRKEIMTKETMQQCLEVIKTTGAHTLDLTGGAPEMNPNFRWFVEEASKAGIKDFIVRSNLTIILANKKYHDLPEFFRKHKVHVVSSLPFYKKEKTDKQRGSGVFDKSIKALQMLNAVGYAQEDSDLKLDLVYNPAGAFLPTNQQALEQDFKTALKEDFNIDFDNLFAITNLPISRFLEFLIASENYEDYMYALVEAYNPAAVENVMCTNTISISWDGWLYDCDFNQMLELKVDSKVQHISDYNEDLLNNREIRISQHCYGCTAGAGSSCQGSVA; encoded by the coding sequence ATGCCTTTATTAAAATCTTTAGCAGCAAGAAAAGACGATCTTTCCAAACCTGCCAATCAACTTAAATTTTTGAGCAATGGAATTTTTAGAGAAGAGGAACTTCCTCTTTTCAAAGATAAAATTGCTGAAAGCGGAAACTATCCATTAAAGCCTAAAAAACTGGAAATTCTGCAGCTTAATTTAGGTTATATGTGCAACCAGGTTTGTTCGCATTGTCACGTAGATGCTGGTCCAGACCGTAAAGAGATTATGACTAAGGAAACTATGCAACAATGCCTGGAAGTTATAAAAACAACCGGGGCACATACCTTAGATCTTACCGGTGGCGCGCCAGAAATGAACCCCAATTTTAGATGGTTTGTGGAAGAAGCCTCAAAAGCAGGCATTAAAGATTTTATAGTTAGATCTAATCTTACAATTATTCTTGCGAATAAAAAGTATCACGATTTACCCGAATTTTTCAGAAAACATAAGGTGCACGTAGTTTCTTCGTTGCCATTTTATAAAAAGGAAAAAACCGATAAGCAACGCGGCAGCGGAGTTTTTGATAAATCTATAAAAGCTTTACAAATGCTTAACGCTGTTGGCTATGCACAGGAAGATTCAGATTTAAAACTGGATTTGGTTTATAACCCCGCCGGTGCCTTTCTACCTACCAACCAACAAGCATTGGAACAGGATTTTAAAACCGCACTTAAAGAAGATTTCAATATAGATTTTGATAATTTATTTGCTATCACAAACCTTCCCATAAGTAGGTTTTTAGAATTTTTGATCGCCTCAGAAAATTATGAAGATTATATGTATGCGCTAGTAGAAGCCTATAATCCAGCCGCAGTTGAAAATGTAATGTGCACCAATACCATTTCTATAAGTTGGGATGGCTGGTTATATGATTGTGATTTTAACCAGATGCTGGAATTAAAAGTGGACAGCAAAGTGCAGCATATTAGCGATTACAATGAAGATTTATTGAACAACAGGGAAATAAGAATTTCCCAGCATTGCTATGGTTGTACCGCCGGTGCCGGAAGTAGTTGCCAGGGTTCTGTTGCTTAA
- a CDS encoding TIGR04282 family arsenosugar biosynthesis glycosyltransferase: MERNISESLLIIFTKNPEIGKVKTRLAVTTGNETALNIYKFLLQHTLSVTSNLNTDKWIYYSEEIPEKDIWPSEIFSKKLQQGEDLGEKMENAFREAFKHNYEKVIIIGSDLYDIVQNDLENAFLELEKNDFVIGPAKDGGYYLLGMKSLIPELFKNKKWSSSSVLSDTLKDLKNKKIKLLETRNDIDEFHDIKNEPAFSKFLN, encoded by the coding sequence TTGGAAAGAAATATTTCAGAATCACTACTTATAATTTTTACTAAAAATCCTGAAATTGGAAAGGTAAAAACAAGATTGGCGGTAACTACCGGTAATGAAACTGCGCTTAATATTTATAAGTTTCTGCTTCAGCATACACTTTCGGTTACCAGTAATCTTAATACTGATAAATGGATTTATTATTCTGAAGAAATCCCGGAAAAAGATATTTGGCCTTCAGAAATCTTCAGCAAAAAATTGCAACAGGGAGAGGATCTAGGCGAAAAGATGGAAAATGCATTTCGCGAAGCTTTCAAGCATAATTATGAAAAGGTAATAATTATTGGAAGCGATTTATACGACATAGTACAAAACGATCTTGAAAATGCCTTTTTGGAGCTCGAAAAAAATGATTTTGTGATAGGTCCCGCTAAAGATGGAGGCTATTACTTATTAGGCATGAAATCTTTAATCCCGGAACTTTTTAAAAATAAAAAATGGAGTAGTTCTTCGGTGCTAAGCGACACCTTAAAAGATTTAAAAAATAAAAAAATAAAACTCCTGGAAACCCGCAACGATATTGATGAATTTCACGATATTAAAAATGAGCCGGCTTTCAGCAAATTTTTGAATTAA
- a CDS encoding purine-nucleoside phosphorylase, with protein sequence MIKELKESTNYLISQGFDSPEIGVILGTGLGKLGEEIEIIAEASYNDIPHFPTATVEFHKGKLIFGILEGKKVVVMQGRFHHYEGYSLQEVTYPVRVMKMLGIKKLLVSNASGSINLDYKKGELMLIDDHINLLGDSPLAFNGVEKLGERFLDMSRPYNAEMNAILKDSAKKNNIVLHTGVYASVLGPQLETRAEYRMLKIIGADAVGMSTVPEIIVANHLKLPVSAISVITDEGDPDNLKPVNIDEIIAMAEKAEPNMIKLFKEVVKSV encoded by the coding sequence ATGATAAAAGAACTAAAAGAATCTACCAATTATCTTATTTCCCAAGGATTTGACTCCCCTGAGATAGGCGTGATCCTGGGTACAGGACTTGGAAAACTGGGAGAAGAAATCGAAATAATAGCAGAAGCAAGCTATAATGATATTCCACATTTCCCAACTGCCACAGTAGAATTTCATAAAGGGAAACTCATTTTTGGAATTTTAGAAGGCAAAAAAGTAGTCGTAATGCAAGGCCGATTTCATCATTACGAGGGCTATTCTTTACAGGAGGTAACTTATCCCGTACGAGTTATGAAAATGCTCGGGATTAAAAAATTATTGGTGAGCAATGCCTCTGGATCAATCAACCTCGACTATAAAAAAGGAGAGTTAATGCTTATTGATGACCACATTAACCTACTGGGAGATTCGCCTTTAGCTTTTAACGGGGTAGAAAAATTAGGCGAGCGCTTTTTGGATATGAGTCGGCCTTATAATGCCGAAATGAATGCAATTCTAAAAGATTCAGCAAAGAAAAATAATATTGTATTACATACAGGAGTTTATGCTTCGGTATTGGGACCTCAACTGGAAACCCGTGCAGAATATAGAATGCTTAAAATAATTGGTGCCGATGCAGTAGGTATGAGCACAGTTCCCGAAATTATCGTGGCCAATCATTTAAAACTACCCGTTTCGGCTATTTCTGTAATTACAGATGAAGGCGACCCCGATAACCTAAAACCGGTAAATATTGACGAAATTATCGCAATGGCCGAAAAAGCAGAACCAAATATGATTAAGCTTTTTAAGGAAGTAGTGAAATCTGTTTAA
- a CDS encoding NAD(P)/FAD-dependent oxidoreductase has product MEHIVIIGNGISGITCARHIRKNSDAKITVISAESEYFFSRTALMYVYMGHMKWNHLKPYEDWFWEKNRIELKTGFVEKIDFEEKMLHFSSEEMMNYDKLVLATGSVYNKFGWEGQDLKGVQGLVSKQDLELLEKNTKNCKKAVIIGGGLIGVELAEMLKTRNIEVTFLIREEAFWHNVLPIQDAEMISKHIKSHGVDLREKTELDKIVANENGRVKSIIINSGEEIECHLVGLCTGVRPNIDFLKNSHLETDKGILVDTFLQTNIKDVYAIGDCAQLKQPLSHRKPIEAVWYAGRMMGEALAQTLTGNKMPYKPGNWFNSAKFFDIEYQTYGNVSAKPGDDEMHFHWQHKDNTKAITIAFDANSNKFLGINTFGIRMRHSVFDQWLNENRKINHVLANLKQANFDPEFYTRYEKDIFKSFKENLKKA; this is encoded by the coding sequence ATGGAACACATCGTTATTATAGGAAATGGGATTTCAGGAATTACCTGTGCGCGGCATATCAGGAAAAATTCCGACGCAAAAATTACCGTAATTTCTGCGGAAAGCGAGTATTTCTTTTCCCGTACCGCCCTGATGTATGTGTATATGGGCCATATGAAATGGAATCACCTAAAACCTTATGAAGACTGGTTTTGGGAAAAAAACCGCATTGAACTTAAAACTGGTTTTGTTGAAAAAATTGATTTTGAAGAAAAAATGCTTCATTTTTCTTCGGAAGAAATGATGAATTATGACAAACTGGTTTTGGCAACGGGTTCGGTTTATAATAAATTCGGTTGGGAAGGTCAGGATTTAAAGGGTGTTCAGGGATTGGTTTCTAAACAGGATCTGGAGCTGCTGGAGAAAAACACCAAAAATTGCAAAAAAGCAGTAATTATTGGCGGCGGACTTATTGGCGTAGAACTCGCCGAAATGCTCAAAACCCGAAATATTGAAGTTACTTTCCTGATTCGGGAAGAAGCTTTTTGGCATAATGTCCTGCCCATCCAGGATGCTGAAATGATCTCTAAACATATCAAATCCCACGGCGTAGATCTTAGAGAGAAAACAGAACTGGATAAGATTGTTGCGAATGAAAATGGAAGAGTTAAATCTATAATCATAAATTCCGGAGAAGAAATTGAATGCCACCTGGTTGGGCTTTGCACTGGCGTTAGACCAAATATAGATTTTCTTAAAAATTCGCATCTGGAAACCGATAAGGGAATTCTGGTAGATACATTCCTACAAACCAATATCAAAGATGTTTATGCTATTGGCGATTGTGCACAATTAAAGCAGCCATTATCCCATCGCAAACCTATTGAAGCTGTTTGGTATGCCGGCCGTATGATGGGAGAAGCCCTGGCGCAAACTTTAACCGGAAATAAAATGCCCTACAAACCCGGAAACTGGTTTAATTCGGCTAAATTCTTCGATATTGAATATCAAACTTACGGCAATGTTTCAGCAAAACCGGGCGATGACGAAATGCATTTTCATTGGCAGCATAAAGATAATACCAAAGCAATTACTATCGCTTTTGATGCGAATTCAAATAAATTCCTGGGAATAAACACTTTTGGAATCAGAATGCGCCATTCAGTTTTCGATCAATGGCTTAATGAAAACCGAAAAATAAATCACGTGTTGGCCAATTTAAAACAAGCCAATTTTGATCCCGAATTTTACACTCGTTACGAGAAAGACATTTTTAAAAGTTTTAAAGAGAATCTAAAGAAAGCATGA